One Brevibacterium spongiae DNA segment encodes these proteins:
- a CDS encoding isopentenyl-diphosphate delta-isomerase produces MSSETPEAKASRASRKDDHVRLASAQQTEGPRRTDFDDLEFVHHALSGTSPDRVDLSVNLGDWTWPTPFYVNGMTGGTETTAKINRDLAIAAAETGLPMACGSMSVALDDAEAAKGFTVIREENPDGFVMGNLGAGRSADDARRAVELLRADALQLHINPVQETAMPEGTRDFSTWMSGLEDIVDACPVPVVVKEVGFGLSRRTLTQLAEIGVRFADVSGAGGTDFLRIENDRSGAADFSMLTGFGQSALACLLDAPPEWTGATGSTSAAASTTGSTTAARSNAATGDSAGPGAVPSRVLLASGGVRNPYDVVKALACGARAVGVAGTFLQTVLDQGAEGLVELVHTWQTQTSALFALLGAQRSTDLLGTDLLTRGRLGEFARLRGIDVTALSHRSDVHSRRNQL; encoded by the coding sequence ATGAGTTCTGAGACCCCGGAGGCCAAGGCCTCGCGCGCCTCCCGCAAGGACGACCACGTCCGCCTCGCCTCGGCCCAGCAGACCGAGGGGCCGCGACGGACCGACTTCGACGACCTCGAGTTCGTCCACCATGCGCTCTCGGGCACCAGTCCCGATCGCGTCGACCTCTCCGTGAACCTCGGCGACTGGACATGGCCGACCCCCTTCTACGTCAACGGCATGACCGGCGGCACCGAGACCACGGCGAAGATCAACCGGGATCTCGCGATCGCCGCGGCCGAGACCGGACTGCCCATGGCCTGCGGCTCGATGAGCGTGGCGCTCGACGATGCGGAGGCCGCGAAGGGCTTCACCGTCATCCGTGAGGAGAACCCGGACGGCTTCGTCATGGGCAACCTCGGTGCCGGGCGCAGCGCCGATGACGCCCGCCGCGCCGTCGAACTGCTGCGCGCAGACGCCCTGCAGCTGCACATCAACCCCGTCCAGGAGACCGCGATGCCCGAAGGCACCCGCGACTTCTCCACCTGGATGAGCGGGCTCGAAGACATCGTCGACGCCTGCCCCGTGCCCGTCGTCGTCAAAGAGGTCGGATTCGGGCTCAGCCGCCGCACCCTGACCCAGCTCGCCGAGATCGGCGTCCGCTTCGCCGATGTCTCCGGTGCCGGGGGAACGGACTTCCTGCGCATCGAAAACGACCGCTCGGGCGCCGCCGACTTCTCCATGCTCACCGGCTTCGGCCAATCGGCGCTGGCCTGCCTGCTCGACGCCCCACCCGAATGGACGGGTGCCACCGGCAGCACCAGCGCTGCCGCCAGCACCACCGGCAGCACCACCGCAGCCCGCAGCAACGCCGCCACGGGCGACAGCGCCGGGCCCGGGGCCGTCCCATCACGCGTTCTGCTCGCCTCCGGCGGGGTCCGGAACCCCTATGATGTCGTGAAAGCACTGGCCTGCGGTGCCCGCGCCGTCGGCGTCGCCGGGACCTTCCTGCAGACGGTGCTCGACCAGGGAGCGGAAGGACTGGTCGAACTCGTGCACACCTGGCAGACTCAGACCTCGGCTCTGTTCGCTCTGCTCGGAGCGCAGCGGTCCACGGATCTCTTGGGCACGGATCTGCTCACGCGGGGCCGCCTCGGCGAGTTCGCCCGCCTGCGCGGAATCGACGTCACCGCGCTCTCGCACCGATCTGACGTCCATTCGAGGAGGAATCAGCTGTGA
- a CDS encoding phosphomevalonate kinase — translation MIITRAPGKLYIAGEYAVVTPGQPAVLIAVDRCITVRLTESEDSGHIHSSEYGQAPLVWHREENGETIVLEHRPADYVLSAISTVEELRAARGAAPRYFDLDISSELDDADGRKFGLGSSAAVTVATIAALDEFYELHLSLTERFKLALLATIMISPNASGGDLAASTFGGWIRYSSPDRAALRAHREAHGVVSALHCPEWAGSSARRVTPPASLNLLVGWTGSPASTEHLVQRVHTPGAADTAAPAPEAPKPRPLASFAAESHVLVDDLVTAFDHDDAEAALDTIRAVRALLQRLDETSGSLIETETLRDLCEIAGAHGAAAKPSGAGGGDCGIALVRTSGTAATAADAAATGAARTAPDAATTGTATTATTPPGTHADVEAILAGWEAAGIRPLDLGAHREEGEIDEF, via the coding sequence ATGATCATCACCCGGGCGCCCGGAAAGCTCTACATCGCCGGAGAGTACGCCGTTGTGACCCCCGGTCAGCCGGCGGTGCTCATCGCCGTCGACCGCTGCATCACCGTGCGCCTGACCGAGAGTGAGGACTCCGGTCACATCCATTCCTCCGAATACGGCCAGGCCCCCTTGGTGTGGCATCGGGAGGAGAACGGCGAGACCATCGTCCTCGAGCACCGTCCCGCCGACTATGTGCTCTCGGCGATCTCGACCGTTGAGGAGCTGCGGGCCGCCAGGGGTGCGGCCCCACGTTATTTCGATCTCGACATCTCCAGCGAACTCGATGACGCGGACGGTCGGAAGTTCGGTCTCGGTTCCTCGGCCGCGGTGACCGTGGCGACGATCGCGGCCCTCGATGAGTTCTACGAACTGCACCTGAGCCTCACCGAACGCTTCAAACTCGCGCTGCTGGCCACGATCATGATCTCCCCGAACGCCTCGGGTGGGGATCTGGCGGCGAGCACCTTCGGCGGATGGATCCGCTACTCCTCCCCCGACCGTGCGGCGCTGCGCGCCCACCGTGAGGCGCATGGCGTCGTCTCGGCGCTGCATTGCCCCGAATGGGCGGGATCCTCGGCCCGGCGGGTCACCCCTCCGGCTTCTTTGAACCTCCTCGTCGGGTGGACGGGTTCGCCGGCCTCGACCGAGCACCTCGTCCAACGGGTGCACACACCCGGGGCCGCGGACACTGCTGCACCGGCCCCCGAGGCACCGAAGCCGCGCCCTCTGGCGTCCTTCGCCGCCGAATCCCATGTCCTCGTCGACGACCTCGTCACCGCCTTCGACCACGATGATGCCGAGGCCGCCCTCGACACCATCCGGGCCGTGCGGGCACTGCTGCAGCGCCTCGACGAGACCTCGGGCAGCCTCATCGAGACCGAGACCCTGCGCGATCTGTGCGAGATCGCAGGCGCGCACGGTGCGGCCGCGAAGCCCTCGGGCGCCGGCGGAGGAGACTGCGGCATCGCCCTGGTGCGCACGAGCGGCACAGCCGCGACCGCAGCCGACGCGGCCGCGACCGGCGCAGCCAGGACCGCACCCGACGCGGCCACCACCGGCACAGCCACAACAGCCACGACCCCACCTGGCACCCACGCCGATGTCGAGGCCATCCTCGCCGGCTGGGAAGCTGCCGGCATCCGACCACTGGACCTCGGTGCCCACCGAGAGGAAGGCGAGATCGATGAGTTCTGA
- the mvaD gene encoding diphosphomevalonate decarboxylase: MRTTTARAYPNIALVKYWGKADEELILPAAGSLSLTLDHFETTTTVVPAPGAGADVLELDGALADAGQTERISTFLDHVRALAGREDRVLVRSRNSVPTGAGLASSASGFAALATAAAAAFDLDLEPRDLSRLARRGSGSACRSIPDGVAVWHAGDDASSFAESVDAPDMRMIIVTVNRARKAVSSREAMRLTASTSPFYPGWVSSTEDYLQQMLAACAAGDFTRIGEITESHALRMHGLIQSTVPPIRFLNPTSHAIFDAVAEARESGIEAYSTADAGPNVAVIVRPHDAEALAGQLTAFGDVRIVGPGPGAHLLDAAEAVPAVGDDPAETTHAGEGNRA; this comes from the coding sequence ATGAGAACGACGACGGCGCGGGCCTACCCGAACATCGCCCTGGTCAAATACTGGGGCAAGGCCGATGAGGAGCTCATCCTGCCGGCCGCGGGCAGCCTGTCGCTGACCCTCGATCACTTCGAGACCACGACCACCGTCGTCCCCGCCCCGGGTGCCGGAGCCGATGTCCTCGAACTCGACGGGGCGCTGGCCGATGCCGGCCAGACCGAACGCATCTCGACCTTCCTCGACCATGTCCGCGCACTCGCCGGACGCGAGGATCGGGTCCTCGTCCGCTCCCGCAACTCCGTGCCCACGGGAGCCGGACTGGCCTCCTCGGCGTCGGGATTCGCAGCCCTGGCGACCGCTGCCGCCGCAGCCTTCGACCTCGACCTCGAGCCCCGCGACCTCAGCCGCCTGGCCCGCCGCGGTTCGGGCTCGGCCTGCCGATCCATCCCCGACGGAGTAGCGGTCTGGCACGCCGGTGACGACGCATCCTCCTTCGCCGAATCTGTCGACGCCCCGGACATGAGGATGATCATCGTCACCGTCAATCGGGCCAGAAAGGCAGTGTCCTCGCGGGAGGCGATGCGCCTGACCGCGTCGACCTCTCCGTTCTACCCCGGGTGGGTGTCCTCGACCGAGGACTATCTTCAGCAGATGCTCGCGGCCTGCGCGGCCGGGGACTTCACCCGCATCGGCGAGATCACCGAATCCCATGCTCTGCGCATGCACGGACTCATCCAGTCCACCGTGCCCCCGATCCGCTTCCTCAACCCGACCAGCCATGCGATCTTCGACGCCGTCGCCGAAGCCCGTGAGTCTGGGATCGAAGCCTATTCGACCGCCGATGCCGGACCGAACGTCGCCGTCATCGTCCGTCCCCACGACGCCGAGGCGCTGGCCGGACAGCTCACGGCATTCGGCGATGTCCGCATCGTCGGTCCCGGTCCCGGTGCCCATCTGCTCGACGCCGCCGAGGCGGTCCCTGCGGTCGGTGACGACCCGGCCGAGACCACGCACGCAGGTGAAGGCAACCGCGCATGA
- the mvk gene encoding mevalonate kinase, whose amino-acid sequence MHNSSQTEPPPAAAGTSQGFAHAKAILFGEHAVVYGSPAVAVPLHGLGVQTDIRRSPEQETRIESQLFSGNAQTAPEPMGPVVAGLRAALDAVGDPDAEVELLIRSAIPHSRGLGSSAAVATSVARAVANLHSTVFDEETLHEIVQAAETVAHGRPSGIDAWAVAKPAPIRFQTGCAETIDVGQRLVFVLADSGHHGSTAEAVGGVRARRDADPSRIGGMIDRLAAITDAAVDDIRSGDRATIGRRMLEAHELLSGIGVSTSTLDSLVSAATAAGARGAKLTGGGLGGCVLALADGDDEAEELADALRTAGAPRTWTTEVRAT is encoded by the coding sequence ATGCACAATTCCTCTCAGACCGAACCGCCTCCGGCCGCTGCGGGCACCTCCCAGGGCTTCGCCCACGCCAAAGCGATCCTGTTCGGCGAACACGCGGTCGTCTACGGCTCGCCCGCCGTCGCCGTGCCGTTGCACGGCCTCGGCGTCCAGACGGATATCCGCCGGTCCCCGGAGCAGGAGACCCGGATCGAGAGTCAGCTGTTCTCCGGAAACGCGCAGACCGCTCCGGAGCCGATGGGTCCCGTCGTCGCCGGCCTCAGGGCCGCGCTCGATGCCGTAGGCGATCCCGACGCCGAGGTGGAGCTGCTCATCCGTTCGGCGATCCCCCACAGCCGCGGCTTGGGGTCGAGTGCCGCCGTGGCCACGTCCGTGGCCCGTGCCGTGGCGAACCTCCACTCCACAGTCTTCGACGAGGAGACTCTCCACGAGATTGTGCAGGCAGCCGAGACCGTCGCTCACGGCCGTCCCAGCGGCATCGACGCCTGGGCCGTGGCGAAGCCCGCCCCGATCCGCTTCCAGACCGGGTGTGCGGAGACCATCGACGTCGGTCAGCGACTCGTCTTCGTCCTCGCTGACTCCGGGCATCACGGCTCCACCGCCGAGGCGGTCGGAGGCGTGCGTGCCCGCCGGGATGCCGATCCCTCGCGCATCGGCGGGATGATCGACCGCCTGGCCGCGATCACCGACGCCGCCGTCGACGATATCCGCTCCGGTGACCGGGCCACGATCGGACGGCGCATGCTCGAGGCCCATGAGCTGCTCAGCGGCATCGGAGTCTCGACCTCGACCCTGGACTCGCTCGTCAGCGCCGCCACCGCGGCCGGAGCCCGCGGAGCCAAGCTCACGGGCGGGGGCCTCGGCGGCTGTGTTCTGGCCCTGGCCGACGGGGACGACGAGGCCGAGGAGCTCGCGGATGCGCTGCGCACGGCGGGAGCGCCCCGCACCTGGACGACGGAGGTCAGAGCGACATGA
- a CDS encoding RNA polymerase sigma factor gives MTDSADRAMILSQDGWGRIIALIASADGDIAGAEDALATALERAVTAWRAQGPPGNPEGWLYRVALNARRDVWKSAATRTAAALDDEVLDQSAGRLGAHRSSIDPARTDPTQIDPTSSDPADLDLDALPDQRLELLAACAHPDIDAAARPLLMLSAVMGLSAKQIAAAMALPAATVSARLTRAKKRVAALGIGFGEPDRLDLEARLPDVQEAIYGAFAIEWTHAATEPREGMIGEAVYLSRLLAELCPGDGEAHGLAALIHLSAARFPARRSGDGRFVPLTDQDPDRWDGTLTEVGERHLVEVHRCGHVGRFGLEAAIQLLHMAGIRTGSTDWPMLLRLHDDLAQVAPSLGGSVSRAAILAEVDGPAAGLAALDELSRSQARLSAFQPAWVLRTHLLDRLGRDAEAASARQRALELTTDPAERDYLTGLT, from the coding sequence ATGACCGACTCCGCCGATCGGGCGATGATCCTGTCCCAGGACGGCTGGGGCAGGATCATCGCGCTCATCGCGTCGGCCGACGGTGACATCGCCGGCGCCGAGGATGCCCTGGCCACCGCGCTCGAACGCGCCGTCACCGCGTGGCGGGCCCAGGGCCCACCCGGCAATCCCGAGGGCTGGCTCTACCGGGTGGCGCTCAACGCCCGCAGAGACGTCTGGAAGTCCGCGGCGACCCGGACAGCCGCCGCCCTCGATGACGAGGTTCTCGACCAGTCGGCGGGCCGCCTCGGCGCCCATCGTTCGAGCATCGATCCCGCGCGCACTGATCCCACACAGATCGATCCCACGAGCTCCGATCCTGCTGATCTCGACCTCGATGCCCTGCCCGATCAGCGCCTCGAACTCCTCGCCGCCTGCGCGCATCCCGACATCGACGCGGCAGCACGTCCGCTCCTCATGCTCTCGGCCGTGATGGGGTTGAGCGCGAAGCAGATCGCCGCGGCGATGGCCCTGCCCGCCGCCACGGTCTCTGCCCGTCTGACCAGGGCGAAGAAACGGGTCGCAGCGCTCGGCATCGGCTTCGGCGAACCCGATCGCCTCGACCTCGAGGCACGCCTGCCGGATGTGCAGGAGGCCATCTACGGTGCCTTCGCGATCGAATGGACACACGCGGCCACCGAACCGCGCGAGGGCATGATCGGCGAGGCCGTCTACCTGTCCCGCCTGTTGGCCGAGCTGTGTCCCGGTGACGGCGAAGCACACGGACTGGCCGCCCTCATCCACCTCTCGGCCGCCCGCTTCCCCGCTCGTCGCAGCGGCGACGGACGATTCGTCCCCCTGACCGACCAAGACCCGGACCGCTGGGACGGAACACTCACCGAGGTGGGCGAGCGCCACCTCGTCGAGGTCCACCGCTGTGGGCACGTCGGCCGATTCGGGCTTGAGGCGGCCATCCAACTCCTCCATATGGCCGGAATCCGCACCGGATCCACGGATTGGCCGATGCTGCTGCGCCTCCACGACGACCTCGCGCAGGTAGCCCCGAGCCTCGGCGGGTCGGTCTCCCGGGCGGCCATCCTCGCCGAGGTCGACGGCCCCGCGGCGGGACTGGCAGCACTCGATGAACTGAGCCGGAGCCAAGCACGTCTCAGCGCCTTCCAACCCGCCTGGGTGCTGCGGACCCACCTGCTCGACCGGCTCGGCCGCGATGCGGAGGCGGCCTCCGCTCGTCAGCGCGCCCTCGAACTCACCACGGACCCGGCCGAACGCGACTACCTGACCGGGCTCACCTGA
- a CDS encoding YciI family protein encodes MRYSLIFHAPEPGADGPAPTEEDFQEMMRLMDDFGQALTSAGVFVAWEMLAPHSETKTVTRRTGEVVIEDGPFAAAKEALAGVVVIDVPTIEAALAWAEKFPGTSYGTIEVRPAATSFVDGAWTRPGDCPSRPDRTS; translated from the coding sequence ATGCGCTATTCACTGATCTTCCACGCACCCGAGCCCGGAGCCGACGGCCCCGCACCCACCGAAGAGGACTTCCAGGAGATGATGCGCCTCATGGACGACTTCGGCCAGGCGCTGACCTCGGCCGGAGTCTTCGTCGCCTGGGAGATGCTCGCACCCCACTCTGAGACGAAGACCGTGACTCGGAGGACCGGAGAAGTCGTCATCGAGGATGGGCCCTTCGCCGCGGCGAAGGAGGCCCTGGCCGGGGTCGTCGTCATCGACGTTCCCACCATCGAGGCGGCCCTGGCTTGGGCCGAGAAATTCCCCGGCACGAGCTACGGGACCATCGAGGTCCGCCCCGCCGCGACGTCCTTCGTCGACGGCGCCTGGACCCGCCCGGGTGACTGCCCGTCCCGACCGGACCGCACCTCCTGA
- a CDS encoding TetR/AcrR family transcriptional regulator, translating to MSARSGVPNDPGRRERIIAAALELILDDGVARVSHRAVAARADVPLGSMTYHFTSIDEVITEAFRRLVDRLSGRYRAGLHEAATPAEAREAVVEIICGDTFASPREMAGIFELYSYGRSSPDSAELAASWMGISAAALTEHFTPDAAHAVDALIEGWTIHHHLDGKAPDRELVRAAVTALTSSAL from the coding sequence ATGAGTGCACGCAGCGGAGTGCCGAACGACCCCGGCCGCCGGGAACGGATCATCGCGGCCGCCCTCGAGCTCATCCTCGACGACGGCGTCGCCCGGGTCTCCCACCGCGCCGTCGCAGCACGCGCGGACGTCCCACTGGGGTCGATGACCTACCACTTCACCAGCATCGACGAGGTGATCACCGAGGCGTTCCGTCGCCTCGTCGACAGACTCTCCGGCCGCTACCGCGCAGGTCTGCACGAGGCGGCGACCCCCGCCGAGGCGCGCGAGGCCGTCGTCGAGATCATCTGCGGCGACACCTTCGCCTCCCCTCGGGAGATGGCGGGAATCTTCGAGCTCTACTCCTATGGCCGCAGCTCCCCCGACTCCGCCGAGCTCGCCGCCTCCTGGATGGGCATCAGCGCGGCCGCGCTGACCGAACACTTCACCCCCGACGCGGCCCACGCCGTCGATGCGCTTATCGAGGGGTGGACGATCCATCACCATCTCGACGGCAAAGCACCCGACCGGGAACTCGTGCGCGCGGCGGTGACCGCGCTGACCTCCTCAGCACTGTAG
- a CDS encoding MFS transporter has protein sequence MSEEQAVPTPATNRSSTLRARRLSLLALFFLPGITIASWVTRTPSIRDALDASTAQMGLVLFGLSIGSMLGILASGPLVGRFGARPIIGLGTLGVIASMPIIGLGAAWSQSFVGAAGLVVFGLGMGTGEVAMNVEGAELEKHLDRPFLPGLHGFFSLGTVIGAVIGILATAADFPVLVHLILIGILGVVVMALAMRHVPAGTGRSASMEGDPAEATPGSGPEPSPRPAGTPSVWRDPRLIVIGAIVLGMALAEGTANDWLPLVMVDGHGFDPALGSSVYAIFAAAMTIGRFLGGGILQRFGRANVLFVSAAFGFLGIGLASLIDSQIVAAAAVLLWGLGTSLGFPVALSEAGTSGAQPAKRVAAVSTIGYLAFLVGPPALGLVGDHWGLRTALLIPMGVLLIVLALAPLLRREPRPEPQTSPV, from the coding sequence ATGTCCGAAGAGCAGGCCGTGCCGACCCCGGCGACGAATCGCTCCTCGACCCTGCGCGCTCGCCGTCTGTCCCTGCTCGCACTCTTCTTCCTCCCCGGCATCACCATCGCCTCGTGGGTGACCCGCACCCCGTCGATCCGTGACGCCCTCGACGCGAGCACGGCACAGATGGGCCTCGTCCTCTTCGGACTCTCCATCGGGTCGATGCTCGGAATCCTCGCCTCCGGGCCGCTCGTCGGCCGCTTCGGGGCGCGACCGATCATCGGCCTCGGCACGCTCGGAGTCATCGCGAGCATGCCCATCATCGGCCTAGGCGCCGCCTGGTCGCAGTCGTTCGTCGGCGCCGCAGGTCTCGTCGTCTTCGGACTCGGCATGGGTACTGGAGAGGTCGCGATGAACGTCGAGGGGGCGGAACTCGAGAAGCACCTCGATCGCCCCTTCCTGCCCGGCCTCCACGGTTTCTTCAGCCTCGGCACCGTCATCGGCGCCGTCATCGGGATCCTCGCCACCGCCGCCGACTTCCCCGTTCTCGTTCACCTCATACTCATCGGCATCCTCGGCGTCGTCGTCATGGCGCTGGCGATGCGCCACGTCCCCGCGGGGACGGGCCGGAGCGCCTCCATGGAAGGGGACCCCGCCGAGGCGACCCCCGGTTCAGGTCCCGAACCGAGTCCTCGGCCAGCTGGCACCCCCTCGGTGTGGAGGGACCCGCGGCTGATCGTCATCGGTGCGATCGTGCTCGGGATGGCGCTCGCCGAGGGCACCGCGAACGACTGGCTGCCGCTGGTCATGGTCGATGGGCACGGCTTCGACCCCGCGCTCGGTTCGAGCGTCTATGCGATCTTCGCGGCGGCGATGACGATCGGCCGCTTCCTCGGCGGCGGCATCCTTCAGCGTTTCGGCCGCGCCAACGTGCTCTTCGTCAGCGCGGCGTTCGGCTTCCTCGGCATCGGCCTGGCCTCCCTCATCGACAGCCAGATCGTCGCCGCTGCCGCCGTGCTCCTCTGGGGCCTCGGGACTTCACTCGGCTTTCCGGTGGCACTGTCGGAGGCAGGTACCTCGGGCGCGCAGCCGGCCAAACGGGTGGCCGCGGTCTCGACGATCGGCTACCTCGCCTTCCTCGTCGGACCGCCTGCGCTCGGTCTCGTCGGCGATCACTGGGGGCTGCGGACGGCTCTGCTCATCCCCATGGGCGTGCTGCTGATCGTGCTCGCCCTGGCACCGCTGCTGCGCCGCGAACCCCGACCGGAGCCTCAGACGAGTCCGGTGTAG
- a CDS encoding FAD-binding oxidoreductase, with the protein MDVVSALTSALPAAAVITDPDSMDAYRWDRANDPDAGVPLAVVRATSTEEVQTVVRIAAEAKVPIVPRGAGSGLSGGSSAIAGGIVLSLDRMREITIDPITRMAVVQPGAFNAEVKAAAAEHGLWYPPDPSSFEFCSIGGNIATNAGGLCCVKYGVTTDYVLGMTVVLADGKAVQLGGPRLKDVAGLPLTKLFVGSEGTLGVITEVTLRLIPAQLPPTTVVAMFPKLSDATNAVLDIAKAMRPSMLEFMDKPSINAVEDELKMGLDREAEGMLVIQSDEPGEHSGVQAALIEEICNENSASECYLTADPEEGEAFVTARRIAIPAVEKKGALLLEDVGVPLPKLGDLVLGIEKISTERQVTIAVIAHAGDGNTHPLLVLDPKDEEQQKRAQIAYGEVMDLATGLGGTITGEHGVGRLKAPWLAPYLGKDVMDLNHRIKKALDPDNIFNPGSVYTGLV; encoded by the coding sequence ATGGACGTTGTCTCCGCTCTCACCTCCGCCCTGCCGGCCGCCGCCGTCATCACCGATCCCGACTCGATGGACGCCTACCGCTGGGACCGGGCCAACGATCCCGACGCCGGGGTGCCCCTGGCCGTGGTCCGGGCGACCTCCACCGAGGAGGTGCAGACGGTGGTGCGCATCGCCGCCGAGGCGAAGGTCCCGATCGTGCCCCGCGGCGCGGGATCCGGCCTGTCCGGCGGCAGCTCCGCGATCGCCGGCGGAATCGTGCTCTCGCTGGATCGGATGCGTGAGATCACCATCGATCCGATCACCCGGATGGCCGTCGTTCAACCGGGCGCCTTCAACGCCGAAGTCAAGGCCGCCGCGGCCGAACACGGCCTGTGGTACCCGCCGGATCCCTCGTCCTTCGAGTTCTGCTCGATCGGCGGCAACATCGCCACGAACGCCGGCGGCCTGTGCTGCGTGAAATACGGCGTGACCACGGACTACGTCCTCGGAATGACGGTCGTCCTCGCCGACGGCAAGGCCGTGCAGCTCGGCGGACCCCGGCTCAAGGACGTTGCCGGCCTGCCGCTGACGAAGCTGTTCGTCGGATCCGAAGGAACGCTGGGCGTCATCACCGAGGTGACGCTGCGGCTCATCCCCGCACAGCTGCCCCCGACGACCGTGGTCGCGATGTTCCCGAAACTTTCCGATGCCACGAACGCCGTGCTCGACATCGCGAAGGCCATGCGGCCGTCCATGCTCGAATTCATGGACAAGCCCTCGATCAACGCCGTCGAGGATGAGCTGAAGATGGGACTCGACCGTGAGGCCGAGGGCATGCTCGTCATCCAGTCCGATGAGCCCGGGGAGCATTCGGGTGTGCAGGCCGCGCTCATCGAGGAGATCTGCAACGAGAACTCCGCCTCCGAGTGCTATCTCACCGCCGACCCTGAAGAGGGCGAAGCCTTCGTCACGGCCCGCCGGATCGCGATCCCGGCCGTGGAGAAGAAGGGCGCACTGCTGCTCGAGGACGTCGGGGTTCCGCTGCCGAAGCTCGGCGATCTCGTGCTCGGCATCGAGAAGATCTCGACCGAACGCCAGGTGACGATCGCCGTGATCGCCCATGCCGGCGACGGCAACACGCACCCGCTGCTCGTCCTCGACCCGAAGGACGAGGAGCAGCAGAAGCGCGCGCAGATCGCCTACGGGGAGGTCATGGATCTCGCCACGGGCCTCGGGGGCACGATCACCGGGGAACACGGTGTCGGACGGCTCAAGGCTCCGTGGCTGGCGCCCTACCTCGGCAAGGACGTCATGGACCTCAACCACCGGATCAAGAAGGCCCTCGACCCGGACAACATCTTCAACCCGGGATCGGTCTACACCGGACTCGTCTGA